In the genome of Actinomycetes bacterium, one region contains:
- a CDS encoding MoxR family ATPase, whose protein sequence is MSTVRTAELAGRVLDELERVVVGRRRALELVLLGILGRGHVLLEDVPGLGKTMMARAFSEALGLTFSRVQFTPDLLPADLTGLSVYDPSTRGFEFRPGPVFTQLLLADEINRTPPKTQAALLEAMAEEQVSSDGETRPLPRPFVVLATDNPIEYEGTYALPEAQLDRFLLRVSLGYLDVADEQELLRRRVEEAWTPPTLRPVVDDRTVLAMRASLDLVTVETPILAYVVALVDATRAHPQVTVGASPRGGLALVALARGQAVLDGRDFVTPEDVKAVAVGALSHRLSLRPELWVRRVTGADVVTEVLASVPAPR, encoded by the coding sequence CTGAGCACGGTCCGCACCGCCGAGCTGGCCGGCCGGGTCCTCGACGAGCTGGAGCGCGTCGTCGTCGGCCGCCGCCGGGCGCTCGAGCTGGTCCTGCTCGGCATCCTCGGCCGCGGCCACGTGCTGCTGGAGGACGTGCCCGGGCTCGGCAAGACGATGATGGCGCGGGCCTTCTCGGAGGCGCTCGGCCTGACCTTCTCCCGGGTGCAGTTCACCCCGGACCTGCTGCCGGCCGACCTGACCGGGCTCTCGGTCTACGACCCGTCGACGCGCGGCTTCGAGTTCCGGCCCGGTCCGGTGTTCACCCAGCTGCTGCTGGCCGACGAGATCAACCGGACGCCACCCAAGACCCAGGCGGCGCTGCTCGAGGCGATGGCCGAGGAGCAGGTGTCCAGCGACGGCGAGACCCGGCCGCTGCCCCGGCCCTTCGTGGTGCTCGCGACGGACAACCCGATCGAGTACGAGGGGACGTACGCCCTTCCGGAGGCTCAGCTCGACCGCTTCCTGCTGCGGGTGTCGCTGGGCTATCTCGACGTCGCGGACGAGCAGGAGCTGCTGCGCCGAAGGGTCGAGGAGGCCTGGACCCCGCCGACCCTGCGGCCGGTGGTCGACGACCGGACGGTCCTGGCGATGCGGGCGAGCCTGGATCTGGTGACGGTGGAGACGCCGATCCTGGCCTACGTCGTCGCGCTGGTCGACGCCACCCGGGCGCACCCCCAGGTGACCGTCGGGGCCAGCCCGCGCGGCGGGCTCGCGCTGGTCGCCCTGGCCCGCGGGCAGGCGGTGCTCGACGGCCGCGACTTCGTGACGCCCGAGGACGTCAAGGCGGTCGCCGTCGGCGCGCTCTCCCACCGGCTGAGCCTGCGGCCCGAGCTGTGGGTGCGCCGGGTGACCGGAGCCGACGTCGTCACCGAGGTCCTCGCGTCGGTGCCGGCTCCCCGGTGA